From Halanaeroarchaeum sulfurireducens, a single genomic window includes:
- a CDS encoding 7-cyano-7-deazaguanine synthase, translating to MTSKFYVWRSRHSDKRLVGGLDESIVDKHDHEDLASVIDYGSESRNARAKVGVEVGLDLERLATIFPDRIPDLILDLAEIAAVTFAIDKSVNRAVDVSGNPEIDRVNTRNINIQVPVLSKKLATEEAESIVSEIVSHATRDIIDFDFIHHPPKSPTIIPPSGDQSKQAVSLLSDGIDSTAGVFYNEKRDIDSKYVTLKYTNGVVPTVNEVSNELVIDPHVFRINLNRGGEFTEFSRGFLHFTYGLIAAIASGASKVQSFENGVAARFLILQDGWMTTRTVSPFLIGHFNTFTDRVLDQQIEFTNPFEHLTKTDILNIIPESHTGIVKKTVSCPHSSNYNFADQSNCNICIPCILRTIGILNSHHDIFIDEMGVCNSFTTADFTSFEFPPNGQVHKTFGKAARKNDEANSPSAYLDGMAEIAYFSRLILTEDKATVRSEYPSMYPDEVYEQHKRFAQYFNTAMRELQDRNPTTDAITVDTTRLAPESS from the coding sequence ATGACTTCTAAATTTTATGTCTGGCGAAGCAGGCATTCAGATAAACGACTCGTCGGTGGGTTAGATGAGAGTATTGTCGACAAACATGATCATGAGGACTTAGCCTCAGTTATTGACTACGGTTCAGAGTCCCGCAATGCACGAGCCAAAGTTGGAGTCGAAGTTGGACTCGACCTAGAGCGGCTGGCAACAATTTTTCCAGACCGGATACCCGACCTAATTTTAGACCTAGCCGAGATCGCGGCAGTTACATTTGCAATCGACAAGTCCGTTAATCGGGCAGTCGACGTCAGCGGAAATCCCGAAATTGACAGGGTTAACACGCGCAATATCAATATCCAAGTCCCGGTTCTTTCCAAGAAGCTTGCCACCGAGGAGGCTGAATCAATCGTCTCTGAAATTGTTTCACATGCTACGCGAGATATTATTGACTTCGACTTCATACATCATCCGCCCAAATCACCCACAATAATCCCACCTTCTGGAGATCAATCGAAGCAAGCGGTGAGTTTGTTATCGGATGGGATTGACAGTACTGCTGGCGTATTCTACAACGAAAAAAGAGATATCGACTCAAAATATGTCACTTTGAAATATACGAATGGTGTTGTGCCCACAGTCAATGAAGTCAGCAATGAGTTGGTAATTGACCCACATGTTTTTCGGATAAATCTCAATAGAGGGGGCGAATTTACCGAGTTCTCACGTGGTTTCCTACATTTCACATACGGGTTAATTGCCGCTATTGCTTCTGGAGCAAGCAAGGTCCAAAGCTTCGAGAACGGAGTTGCAGCACGATTTTTAATTCTTCAAGATGGATGGATGACAACACGAACAGTCTCGCCATTCCTCATTGGCCATTTCAATACGTTCACTGATCGGGTTCTTGACCAACAGATAGAATTCACAAATCCGTTTGAACACTTGACCAAGACTGATATTTTAAACATCATCCCAGAATCCCACACGGGGATTGTGAAAAAGACAGTATCCTGTCCTCACAGTAGCAATTATAACTTTGCCGACCAAAGCAACTGTAACATTTGCATCCCCTGTATTCTTCGAACAATTGGAATTCTAAATAGCCATCACGACATCTTCATTGATGAGATGGGCGTATGCAACTCATTTACAACGGCTGATTTCACGTCTTTCGAATTCCCTCCAAATGGCCAAGTCCACAAGACGTTCGGAAAAGCAGCCAGAAAAAACGATGAGGCGAATAGCCCAAGCGCATACCTTGATGGTATGGCCGAGATTGCGTATTTCTCTCGGTTAATTTTGACTGAAGACAAAGCGACGGTTCGCTCGGAATATCCATCGATGTATCCAGACGAAGTATATGAACAGCACAAACGATTTGCCCAATATTTCAATACTGCAATGAGAGAACTCCAAGACAGAAATCCCACAACAGATGCAATAACAGTCGATACAACGCGTTTAGCCCCAGAGTCATCCTGA
- a CDS encoding Cdc6/Cdc18 family protein, whose product MIVDARVLQPEFVPKEVKHRSNKMDILTNALEPVTDGDSGETAMIFGPSGVGKTCISRFVLERLRENAIDIETQYVNAWEDHSRFKLLYRILEGVGKTLDIHRQSTPTDELLERLRNYENGQYVVIIDEVDQLEDKSVLYDLYHIQNLTMVLIGNREEELFSGLDDRLASRLTSCSRIRFEPYSQDGLEAILQDRVRWGLRPETITDDQIATIADAAAGDARKAIGILRQAAKAAHRGQEERITDDIIDEAIPEAASEIRQQSLSKLTQDQRIIYEIIVEEDAIAPKDLYEEYTEQAEQPVSKRMVRNHLDKMQHYNLIEAKGATRDRTYSPSG is encoded by the coding sequence ATGATCGTCGACGCCCGTGTCCTCCAGCCGGAATTCGTCCCCAAGGAGGTGAAACACCGGAGCAACAAGATGGATATCCTCACGAACGCACTGGAACCCGTTACGGACGGTGACTCCGGCGAGACGGCCATGATTTTCGGGCCGAGTGGAGTCGGCAAGACGTGCATCAGCCGGTTCGTCCTGGAGAGGTTGCGGGAGAATGCCATCGATATTGAGACGCAGTACGTCAACGCCTGGGAGGACCACAGCCGGTTCAAGTTGCTTTATCGCATCCTCGAAGGTGTCGGGAAGACGCTGGATATCCACCGCCAGTCCACGCCCACGGACGAACTGCTGGAGCGATTGCGGAACTACGAGAACGGGCAGTACGTCGTCATCATCGACGAGGTAGACCAACTCGAAGACAAATCTGTACTCTATGACCTCTACCACATCCAGAATCTCACGATGGTCCTCATCGGCAACCGCGAAGAAGAGTTGTTCTCCGGGCTCGACGACCGGCTGGCGAGTCGGTTAACCAGTTGTTCGCGCATCCGCTTCGAACCTTACTCACAGGATGGACTGGAAGCGATTCTCCAGGACCGGGTTCGCTGGGGGCTTCGGCCGGAGACTATCACCGACGACCAAATAGCAACAATCGCGGACGCGGCCGCGGGCGATGCGCGCAAGGCGATCGGGATTCTCCGGCAGGCCGCAAAAGCCGCTCACCGAGGCCAGGAAGAGCGGATTACTGACGACATCATCGATGAAGCGATACCGGAAGCCGCTTCGGAAATCCGTCAGCAAAGCCTGAGCAAGCTGACGCAGGACCAGCGCATCATCTACGAGATTATCGTGGAAGAAGATGCGATCGCCCCGAAGGACTTGTACGAGGAATATACAGAGCAGGCAGAACAGCCGGTCTCGAAGCGAATGGTTCGGAACCACCTGGACAAGATGCAACACTACAATTTAATCGAGGCGAAGGGTGCTACGAGGGATCGAACGTACTCACCCTCAGGATGA
- a CDS encoding DUF499 domain-containing protein, translated as MTEKVISDFITPSEEITTADGEISSAGLLDEVNLYNLYDDRESPEQNAQRILEITYPTETLTTIIKNTARTLNGDDEFTEGGQIIGGGYGSGKSHIELVIYHLFNSPSIGQDWLDQQGIEATLPDSTRAAALQMFNLDTEYNLLSEAVADHLGIETWEGDTRLPTVHQIRDTLEGVPTLVLLDEFERWFGMADRAEYREDNKAFLQNLLEAAGRDDTQLSVFLSLLYENDDVQAVAQRTNPFTYDLSSRRDEKIDFLLHRLVGSVDDPPGIGDLAKEYTNVYRQNDQIQLEDYQHFQDRIERYYPFHPMALDLLMEKYSEQRISSDARGLLKFLTQILADTYSNVDLILTGDIDVFDYADRFQYIDNELVGKYINDYHRLQNSDDSFDEYIEELINIVLLHSLARAGEEGANKRQILMGTMRKGINAHRIIQTFREDVYGHAWHIHRINGEYAFDTDENPAARIEKKAEDIHKHDAIHRVESLVRRGLFDNHNNVYILDPVNTEQDIPDNKALKIVVMLNAKESYDEEFKALTTGQEREFHNTLALVTPGKRSSIDNNTGIIELARKVVAGEQLDREEEVLPEGFKEIHEQNKQNLHDRVRDKFGTVHRSTGRGLYPEDLPNGDHVDFYDATIDIVKPDYSHLKSEVEDAIEDAGAGGIQYEHLRNDFYRNTEYPTLTGDDELEDALDDLCRDGAIKAGNYFEERLPNVGNDTNLVHEKYVEEDDEDDETAEITIDTTGVTSAGDELDGDSTTGSPTATEGGSGGDSGVLECPQCRRELIGNTCECGFEFDASDVKEGKVTVEGATTNEILDEFGLDNEPSGPKTQSVPIMGTLEADNKPDMIDTLERKIGIEWDIHTATITVEGTLTTEDLEHYGIAAEALNEKVSVNETFEVEPDEPFSRQSFLSLVWDLNVPEHASLDVSMQVDKNE; from the coding sequence ATGACTGAAAAAGTGATTTCGGATTTCATCACCCCAAGCGAGGAGATCACCACTGCAGATGGTGAAATTAGTTCAGCGGGACTTCTTGACGAAGTCAACCTTTACAATCTCTATGACGACCGTGAGTCCCCTGAGCAAAATGCTCAACGCATCCTCGAAATCACCTACCCAACAGAAACCCTCACCACCATCATCAAAAATACTGCTCGCACGCTCAATGGTGATGATGAATTCACCGAAGGTGGTCAAATCATTGGTGGCGGATATGGAAGCGGGAAAAGTCACATCGAACTAGTCATCTACCACCTTTTCAACTCTCCTTCCATCGGCCAAGACTGGCTCGACCAGCAAGGTATCGAAGCCACTCTACCAGATAGTACTCGGGCTGCCGCTCTCCAGATGTTTAATTTGGACACGGAGTACAACCTCCTCTCAGAAGCAGTCGCGGACCATCTCGGAATTGAGACATGGGAAGGCGACACCCGCCTCCCAACTGTCCACCAGATTCGAGACACACTCGAAGGGGTGCCCACGCTCGTTCTGCTGGACGAATTCGAGCGATGGTTCGGGATGGCTGACAGAGCCGAATATCGAGAGGACAATAAAGCGTTCCTCCAGAATCTACTCGAAGCCGCCGGACGCGATGACACGCAACTTAGTGTCTTTCTCTCGCTACTTTACGAAAACGATGATGTCCAGGCAGTCGCGCAGCGGACAAACCCATTTACGTACGATCTTTCCTCCCGCCGGGACGAGAAGATTGATTTTCTGCTTCACCGACTAGTCGGGTCCGTAGACGACCCACCGGGGATCGGTGATCTGGCCAAAGAGTATACCAACGTCTACCGGCAAAACGACCAAATCCAACTCGAAGACTACCAACACTTCCAGGACCGTATCGAGAGGTACTATCCATTCCATCCAATGGCGTTGGACCTGTTGATGGAGAAGTATTCTGAACAGCGCATCAGTTCCGATGCTCGTGGACTTCTCAAGTTCCTCACCCAGATTCTTGCAGACACATATTCGAATGTCGATTTGATCCTAACTGGCGATATCGATGTATTCGATTACGCCGATCGCTTCCAGTACATCGACAACGAACTCGTTGGAAAGTACATTAATGACTATCACCGCCTCCAGAATTCGGACGATTCCTTCGACGAGTACATTGAGGAACTTATCAACATCGTCTTGCTTCATAGTCTCGCCCGGGCGGGCGAAGAGGGCGCAAATAAACGACAGATTCTGATGGGGACGATGCGGAAAGGTATTAACGCCCATCGTATAATTCAGACATTCCGAGAAGATGTCTACGGCCATGCCTGGCACATCCATCGAATCAATGGCGAGTACGCCTTCGATACTGATGAGAACCCTGCCGCTCGGATAGAAAAGAAAGCCGAAGATATCCATAAACACGATGCGATCCACCGCGTCGAATCACTCGTTCGAAGGGGCCTCTTCGACAACCACAACAATGTTTACATTCTGGACCCAGTGAATACTGAACAAGATATTCCGGACAACAAGGCGTTAAAAATCGTCGTGATGCTAAATGCAAAGGAGAGTTACGATGAAGAATTCAAGGCTCTAACGACTGGACAAGAGCGAGAGTTCCACAACACGCTGGCATTAGTTACTCCAGGAAAGCGGTCTAGTATCGATAATAACACGGGCATTATCGAGCTGGCTCGGAAAGTCGTCGCCGGAGAACAGTTGGACCGAGAGGAAGAGGTTCTTCCAGAGGGATTCAAGGAAATCCACGAACAGAACAAACAGAACCTCCACGACAGGGTGAGAGACAAATTCGGCACAGTTCATCGTTCGACCGGTCGAGGATTGTATCCCGAAGACCTCCCCAACGGCGACCACGTCGATTTCTACGACGCCACAATCGACATCGTCAAACCGGACTACAGTCACCTGAAATCAGAAGTCGAAGACGCTATCGAAGACGCGGGTGCGGGCGGAATCCAGTATGAGCACCTCCGGAACGATTTCTACCGGAACACCGAATACCCGACCCTTACAGGCGACGACGAACTGGAAGACGCTCTTGACGACTTGTGCCGTGATGGGGCCATCAAAGCCGGGAACTACTTCGAAGAACGGTTACCCAATGTCGGGAATGACACAAATCTCGTCCACGAAAAATACGTCGAAGAAGACGATGAAGATGACGAAACAGCCGAGATAACCATCGATACGACAGGGGTAACTAGTGCGGGTGACGAGTTAGATGGGGACAGTACCACCGGTTCTCCAACTGCGACTGAAGGTGGGAGTGGCGGTGATAGTGGTGTCCTCGAATGTCCGCAATGTAGGCGAGAATTGATCGGAAACACCTGCGAGTGTGGCTTCGAATTCGATGCGAGCGACGTGAAAGAGGGTAAGGTAACAGTCGAGGGCGCGACAACTAATGAGATTCTCGACGAATTCGGCCTGGACAATGAGCCGTCTGGGCCGAAGACACAATCCGTCCCGATCATGGGCACGCTAGAGGCGGACAACAAGCCCGATATGATCGACACGCTGGAACGGAAAATCGGAATAGAGTGGGACATTCACACTGCAACAATCACCGTCGAGGGAACGCTAACGACCGAAGACCTCGAACACTATGGAATCGCGGCTGAGGCCCTCAATGAGAAGGTTTCAGTCAATGAGACGTTCGAAGTCGAGCCTGACGAACCCTTCTCCAGGCAGTCATTCCTCAGCCTGGTTTGGGATTTAAATGTGCCTGAACACGCCTCACTCGACGTCAGCATGCAGGTGGATAAAAATGAGTAA
- a CDS encoding DUF1156 domain-containing protein translates to METWDKLPLELMDELAERESFSRRHYRPVYSMHKWWARRPGSTFRMLGLSCLTDETESKDDILKRNESGSYSGRYLQNNSDEFSDVTVLDPFVGGGTTLVELNRLGADTIGYEINPVAWWTTKKTIDNVDLQKLKDGFESIFEQTREEIGDWYKTTDPDTGVECDILYSFQTQTLPCLTCSETVHLFQNRTLRDKRATTPAVVHCPNRDCDDRIIELDKEIPEQVTCPSCSTTFDPSDGNYGYGKYTCKNGHKHDVKETLQRLDEKPEFEYFAIHYRAPDGKKKFKVPDDDDGERINAIERYYEKNESDLPIPTQSIPEGDKTQALLNYNYDKFSELFTKRHQIAFAKLLENAKNINDQQVSESLITTISSTIEYNSKLCKWSTRNGGYGGHTFERHAYIPRVQPVEGNPLAEEGLASVRNFFENKTLSAKEYCQHPFEKVKNTETGEVKKHLIQGEKVSEDRLLSLKSKTSEKLDEDDETVDYIITDPPYYDNVQYSELSDYFYVWLREVLQDEYEEFEPELVPKAREIVANSSANKGEDFFVESLTNVFSESHRVLKKDGELIFTYHHNENEAWSVILEAIIESGFTVAGAYPVQSEMPNNPHISDLDNAEYDIIIFANKEDTDEDITLEELRQNLYFELQDMIDEERQRHENLSTADLGVILRGKSMYYYSKHYPNVYTDDEQVGIGEVLDTVDAVIEQALENTVDLPKGIDPITQAYAALYQRGNEGYDDLNKHLLAKNLNVSDLEDEKLVKGPRDKKEPMTADERIHFIEGKLNSNGDDGNELLDIDRVQYLYHLYKTDQNTTEYLKEWKSDDLEELAEFMADVSGDERYENVMDMTLQQF, encoded by the coding sequence ATGGAAACCTGGGATAAACTACCGCTCGAATTGATGGACGAACTGGCCGAACGGGAATCTTTCAGCCGACGTCACTATCGGCCTGTGTATTCAATGCACAAGTGGTGGGCACGACGCCCTGGATCTACGTTCCGTATGCTTGGTTTATCGTGTTTAACTGATGAGACTGAATCGAAAGATGACATTCTTAAACGGAATGAGAGCGGGTCATATTCCGGGAGATATCTTCAAAACAATTCTGATGAGTTTAGCGACGTTACTGTCCTTGATCCGTTTGTAGGGGGTGGCACTACGCTTGTTGAGCTTAATCGACTTGGTGCGGATACTATCGGATATGAAATAAATCCAGTCGCATGGTGGACGACAAAAAAGACCATTGATAATGTTGATCTGCAAAAATTAAAAGACGGGTTTGAATCCATTTTTGAACAGACCCGGGAAGAAATTGGAGATTGGTATAAAACCACAGACCCTGATACAGGAGTAGAATGTGACATATTATATTCGTTCCAAACACAGACATTACCATGTCTTACATGCTCTGAGACGGTTCATCTTTTCCAGAATCGCACGTTGAGGGATAAGAGGGCTACAACACCAGCTGTGGTTCATTGCCCAAATCGTGATTGCGATGACCGAATAATCGAATTAGACAAAGAAATACCAGAGCAAGTGACTTGTCCATCTTGTAGTACTACATTCGATCCTTCAGATGGAAACTACGGGTATGGAAAATACACTTGCAAAAATGGCCACAAGCACGATGTGAAAGAAACACTGCAGAGGCTTGATGAAAAGCCAGAGTTTGAATATTTTGCCATCCATTACCGGGCTCCTGATGGAAAGAAGAAATTCAAAGTTCCCGACGACGATGATGGTGAACGAATTAATGCCATAGAACGGTATTATGAGAAAAATGAAAGTGATCTCCCAATCCCCACGCAATCAATTCCAGAAGGAGATAAAACACAAGCCCTTCTTAATTATAACTACGATAAATTTAGCGAATTGTTCACAAAAAGACATCAGATTGCGTTCGCCAAATTGCTTGAAAATGCTAAAAATATCAATGACCAACAGGTAAGTGAATCTCTCATCACCACTATCTCAAGTACAATTGAATACAACAGTAAACTCTGCAAGTGGTCTACTCGAAATGGAGGATATGGGGGACACACATTCGAACGGCATGCGTATATACCACGAGTACAGCCAGTTGAAGGGAATCCCCTCGCAGAAGAAGGATTAGCCTCTGTACGTAACTTCTTCGAAAATAAAACCCTCTCTGCAAAAGAATACTGCCAGCATCCGTTTGAAAAAGTCAAGAACACCGAGACTGGTGAAGTAAAGAAACATCTGATACAAGGGGAGAAGGTTTCCGAGGACCGTTTGTTATCCTTGAAAAGCAAAACTTCAGAGAAATTGGATGAAGACGACGAGACAGTGGATTACATAATCACCGACCCTCCCTACTACGATAACGTCCAATATTCTGAACTCTCCGATTACTTTTACGTGTGGCTCCGTGAAGTGCTTCAAGACGAGTACGAGGAGTTCGAACCGGAGCTAGTTCCGAAAGCGCGTGAAATCGTCGCTAACTCAAGTGCCAACAAAGGTGAGGATTTCTTCGTTGAGTCCCTAACTAACGTGTTCAGCGAATCGCATCGAGTACTCAAAAAGGACGGTGAGTTGATTTTCACGTACCATCACAACGAAAATGAAGCGTGGTCGGTCATTCTGGAAGCTATCATAGAATCTGGGTTCACCGTTGCTGGTGCGTATCCTGTACAGTCTGAAATGCCGAACAATCCACATATTTCGGACCTTGACAATGCAGAATACGACATCATCATCTTTGCCAACAAGGAAGATACCGACGAGGACATCACGCTGGAGGAACTGCGACAAAATCTCTATTTCGAACTGCAGGACATGATTGACGAGGAACGCCAACGTCACGAGAACCTCTCAACGGCAGACCTCGGCGTCATCCTGCGTGGGAAATCGATGTACTACTACTCCAAACACTACCCCAATGTCTACACCGATGATGAACAAGTCGGGATTGGGGAAGTCCTTGACACGGTGGATGCAGTAATCGAACAGGCCTTGGAGAACACAGTAGACCTCCCAAAAGGCATTGACCCGATTACGCAGGCATATGCGGCGCTCTATCAGCGTGGTAATGAAGGATACGATGACCTGAATAAACACCTGCTGGCAAAGAACTTGAATGTCAGTGATCTCGAAGACGAGAAACTCGTCAAAGGCCCACGCGACAAGAAAGAGCCGATGACTGCGGACGAGCGCATCCATTTCATCGAAGGTAAACTCAACAGCAACGGCGATGACGGTAACGAACTGCTGGATATCGACCGGGTGCAGTATCTCTACCATCTGTACAAAACAGACCAGAATACGACGGAGTACCTGAAGGAATGGAAATCAGACGACCTTGAAGAACTGGCGGAGTTCATGGCTGACGTGAGTGGTGATGAACGGTACGAGAACGTGATGGACATGACCCTCCAGCAATTCTAA